GTCCGACAGCTCATGATCAAGATGCATGATTGATATCGACGCTCCAACCATATCCAGAGACGTGCAATAATGCCCGATCCAGTTGGCTTCAATGTGAATATTCTTGGCTTCAAGTCGCTGCGCCACACGCCGATAGAGAACATAAAGTTCCATCAGTGGTGTCGCTCCGAATGAATTAACCAAAACCGCAACGCGATCACCTGGAACAGCCTTCATTTCGTTGAAGATTCTGTCCATGATGCCATCGACGATTTCATCGGCCTGACGAATGCGATCACGCGATACACCCGGCTCGCCGTGAATACCAACCCCGATTTCCATATCTTCGGGGCTGATTTCAAAATTATGCCGACCGGTTTGCGGCAATGAGCCCGGCTCAAGGGCCACACCGATCGTATAAGTCCGCGAATTGGCCTTGCGGGTAACGATCTCACAGGCATCGAGCGACAAGCCCTTGTCGCAGGCAGCCCCTGCTACTTTAAAGACAAAGAAATTGCCTGCAACGCCGCGGCGTCCGTCCTTGTCATCGATTGGTGATGAGGCGATATCATCGGTGGTCAGAACCGTCTTGATCCTGACGCCTTTTTCCTCGGCTATTTCAGCTGCCATCTCAAAGTTCATCACGTCACCGGCATAATTGCCATAGACGAAGAGCACGCCTTCGCCGTTGGACGCTGCCAGCGCGCACTGCACAATCGGATCGGGCGGAGGCGATGAGAAGACATTGCCGACCGCAACAGCATCAGCCAGTCCCTTGCCCACATAGCCAACGAAGCACGGCTCATGACCTGCGCCACCACCAATCACCAGCCCCACCTTGCCGGGGCGCGGACCATCCCGCGCCACCAGAGCTCGATTAGAGCCACCAATCGGCTGCAGGAATTTGCTATGGGCCCGAACAATGCCGTCGAGCATTTCCTCAACCACCTCGTTCGGATTGTTGAGGAGCTTCTTCACTCGCACGCGAAAGGCTGTAGGAACTTGATTGGTCTTGGGTTTCTGCGAAAGACGCGCATCAAGATCAATGACGCCATCGGCGCGCAGAATACCGAGCCCCGTCGCAGCATCGGTCACAAGCACATTGATGAATCCGCCGTGGAGCGCTGCCAGAAGTGCTGGCACCTTGTCGAAACCGCCTGCAACCGCAATACGCGTATGAATCTGCCGCAGCTTATCCAGTGAAATGCCGATTGTCCGCTCATCAAGCGGACCTGCAACCGGTTTCCCACGCTCATCGATGAAACGGCCTGCCACAACACCGACAGCGCCCGCTGCAAGATATTGCTGCAGAGAAACCGATTCAAAAAAGCCGCTGGTATGAATGGTAGAATTGGAACGCAGCGACGAAACACCGAAGAGAATGCGATTGGCAGTTTCAAGGGTCGCAAACTGTTCCTGAAGCAAAGGCTCTTCGAGCAACACATCCCGCGTCTGCTGCGAACGCACCATGGCGGGCGCCATAATATTCACGCAGCGTGCCGAAACAGCTTCTGCAAGTGCTGCCGCACAACGTTCGGGCGTATAGGGAAATGACGCCGTGGTGCCGCCTGTCGCCTGCACGACGGTCATGTCCTGCAAAGAGCTGATGGCGGTCCGCTCGCAGACCGAAAGCACCGTCCGTCCCCAGGCAACCGCAAGCGTATCGCCGGATTTAAGAACCTTGTTAAGCGCATGTGCGCCCGCAACGCCGAGCCGATCAATCAGCGGACGGGCATTGTCATCATGCGGAATGATAAAGCAGTCGGTCAGGCCGAAATGGCGCTTCAACTCCTGAGCCACAGACAGGGATTCCAGTCGTCCAGCCTCAAGAGAGATATTGACGATACCCTTATCGCGTGCTTCCGCCAAATAGCTGTTCACGGTTGCGCGCGAAATGCCCATGACATCGGCAATCTCGCTCTGCGTCAGGCCGTCTTCGTAATAAAGCCAGCAGGCCCACACATAGGGATCGTCGCCATAACGCATGGGAATCGTGATCGAATTCTCGCTTGCAACGGCCTTTGGCTTGCCGACCTTGCGCGATGTGTTGGGCTTGAGCGTCATGCGGTTTTCTGTTGCCTCTCTACTGCGCAGCAAACATGAAAGCGTTCAAACACAATTGCAACATCATGAAACAAATTTGGCGCCTGAACGTGTGAACCCACACAGTTTTCAGACGCCAAACTTAAAAACAGGACAGAAAGCCTTACTGCAAGCGGCTCTTTGCCTGTGCTGAAAGGTCAGTTAGAATCAGTGCGCAGGATGTTGCACCCGCATCAAGGACACCCAGCGAACGCTCACCGAGACGGCTTGCGCGACCGATCTTTGCCACGAGATTAAGTGTGGAGTCGCGACCGGCTTCAGCAGCCGCCGACAAAGCGTCCAAGCTTTCAGCAAAAGACTGGCCCTTGCCATTTGCTTCGTCAAAAGCATTGATTGCCGGGATCAGCGTGTCGAGCAGCGTCTTGTCACCAAGCTTTGCTGAACCGATTGACTGGATGCCTTCAAGACCTGCATGAAGCATGATGCTGAACGTGGCTGCGTCAATATTTTCCACGCCTTCCAGCTTTTCTGCGAACTCGTTAAACATTACGCCATAAAGCGGGCCCATCGAGCCACCGATTTCGGTCAACAGAATTGTACCAAGCGTATCAAGACCTTCAGTAAGGGTTACATCCTTGCCCCGCAGGCGTTCGGCTGCGAGGCCGAAACCCTTGGCCATGTTCACACCATGGTCGCCATCGCCGATCTTGCCGTCGATTTCGCTTAAGTAGGCTTTGTTTTCGATAATCCGGTCTGCAAGCGAAAGAACGATCTCACCCGATCCGGCATTCTTGAATGTCTGCATGATATGCTTCTTTCTTACAAAACCGCAGTGCAGCGGGCTTCTACATCCAGCAGTGCCTTCAGTTCATCATCCAACGCCATGACTGTCAGCGTCGCGCCAACCATTTCGAGCGACGTAAAGTAGTTGCCTACATAGGTGCGATAGATCTTGAGGCCGCGTGCAGTAATTTCCTGCTCGATGGTATCATTGAGGATATAAAGCTCATTGATCGGCGTTGCGCCAAGTCCGGAAACTAGAACCGCAACTTCGGTGCCTTCGGGCAAATTGTGATCGTCGAGAACGATCTTGCTCATATCCCTGGCAACTTCGTCAGCACGCTTTAACGGTTCAACGCGGACGCCCGGCTCGCCATGATGACCGATGCCGACTTCCATTGTGCCCGGCTCAATCTGAAAGTTCGGATGGCCGACAGCTGGCAGCGTGCAAGGGCCAAGGCCAACGCCGATCGAACGGCAATTGTCGATGGCCTTCTGTGCTGTTGCCTGTACTTCCTGAAGGCTTGCACCCGATGCAGCTTTTGCACCGCCAACCTTCCACATGAAGATTTCGCCAGCAACACCGCGACGCTTGTTGCGTTCGCTGGCAGGTGCCGAGCAAACATCGTCATTAGCAACAACGGTCAGGATTTCAATTCCGACCTTGGCAGCAAGCTTGATCGCCATTTTGACGTTCATGTTGTCGCCAGCATAGTTTCCGTAAAGGCAAACGACGCCCTTGCCACCATTGGCTTCACGAGCAGCATCGTAGAAGCTCTTGGCAGTTGGCGAGGAGAACAGTTCACCAACTGCAACAGCGTCAAGCAAGTTTTTGCCGGTATAGCCGATGAAAGCTGGCTCATGGCCAGAGCCGCCGCCGGTGATAACGCCGACCTTGCCCTCAATCGGTGCATCTTTAGCGACAACCACGCGCGAGTTTTCCGCCGACAGACGGACAAGGTCCTTATGCGCCTTGACGAAACCCTTGACGGTATCTTCGACCACTTCATCCGGGTTATTGATAAATCTTTGCATTTTGCACCTATCGAAGGCGAGAGATCAGTTCCCGCTCTGTAATTTTAAAGCCTTGTTTTCGGACCCGAACAATCGTCAGGACGTGTCAGAATTGGTCGCTTTGTTAAAGAATTGTGTAGCCACCATCAATCAGAAGGTCCGCACCATTTATCATGTTCGCACCGCTCGAGGCCAGAAAGACTGCGGCGGCTGCAATTTCTTCCGGAAACGCAAAGCGTCCGGTTGGAATACGCTTCTTGGCGGCATCGCCCTTTTCGCCGTTCCAGGCCTTCTTGCCCAGTTCTGTGAGAACAATGGTAGGCGAGATCGTGTTGACGGTAATGCCGTATTTGCCCCATTCGGCAGCAAAGGTTTTCGACATGCCGATGACGCCGAACTTCGACGCGCAATAAGCAACATGGTCTTCAATCGCCACAGTTCCGGCCTGCGAGGCGAGATTGACGATCTTGCCGCCTTTGCCTGCAGCGATCATGGCGCGACCCACTTCCTGCGTAACAAGGAAGCTGCCCTTGAGGTTGATTGCAATCGTACGATCCCAATCGGAAATGGTCAAATCTTCGGCGGGTGCGAGGAAAACTACGCCGGCGCTGTTTACAGCAATATCGATTTGTCCGAATGCCTCGACCACGCCTGATACCGCAGCCTTCACCGAAGACGGATCAGATACGTCACAGACGAAAGGTTTTGCATTCGCTCCAAGCGCTTCTGCCTTGGCGCGCGTCTGATCAGCATTGATATCAAGCACAGCAACCTTTGCACCCTTGGCAGCGAAGGCCTCAGCAACGGCCGCGCCAATACCGGAAGCAGCACCAGTTACTAGAGCAACTTTTCCGTTAAGCGGGAAGTTCAGGTCGATTTGGGGAGATTGGTCGGACATTGTTTGATCCTCGGTGTTGAGGGTAGGAGGAATTTTTGGGGTGCGGGATGAGCCGGCGGCCGCTCATCCCGCAAGTCATATTACTTACGTGCTTCGAGCAGCTTGTCGACGTTGTCGGCAGTGACTGGCGTCCAAGGAACATTGTATTCCTTGTCCTTGCCGTCGTTGAATGGCATATCAGGATATTGTGCCCAGATGTCAGACTGTGGCTTGTAATCGCCCTTCTTCGCATGGAAGATTGCGAGGTCCATAGCACCCTGCGCCTGAGCGCGTGCGTCCTGAAGGATCGATGTCATGGTGCCGGCCTTAACAGCGTTCAGCGCATCGGTCACACCGTCGATACCAGCGATAGCAAAGTCGTCGACCTTAAGGCCTGCCGACTTGATTGCTTCAATCGCGCCGAGTGCCATTTCGTCGTTCTGGCCGATGACGCCGTTGATTTCGCCCTTATGCGAAGTCAGCCAGTTTTCCATCAGTGTCTGTGCTTCAGCGCGCGACCAGTTTGCGGTCTGCTGTTCAAGAACTTTGACGTCCGGGCATTCAGTAAGTGCCTTTTTGTTGCCTTCTAGGCGCGAAACCTGCGCCGACTGACCGATTGGGCCTTCGATAATGACGACATTACCTTTGCAGCCAATCTTGTCGAGAACGGCCTTGGCTTCCATATATCCAGATACTGCATCGTCTGAACCGACATACGCAGCCAGAAGATCGGAGTTCACACGGGTGTTGGAACCAACAACCGGAATATTTGCATCGACCGCGGCCTGGACGGCGGTGGCACCAGCTTCAACATCGATGGGTGCAAAGATGATTGCGTCAAACTTCTGCGTGATCATGTTGTTAAACTGTTCCTGCTGAACGAGCGCATCATAGCGACCGTCGAAAACAGTAAGCGAAACTTCGCCGCTCTTAACAGCTGGATGCTCTTTCAGAGCTTCAGACCAGATCTGCATGAATTCAGCGTTGAGGCCGTAAGGCGCTGCGCCGATCTTCAGCTTATCCTGAGCATGTGCAGCACCAGCAAACAGCGCCGTGGCAGATGCCAAAGCAATCAGCAATTTCTTCATCGGTATTCTCCTCCACAATATCCGCCATGACTAAATGTGCGGTGTTGGTTGCGCCAAGTGACTGGCAATTGGTAGTTTTTAGAAATCAGGCGCTCTGGTTGCGCTTCTGATCGAGCATCACTGCACCGACGATCAGCGCGCCTTTGAGAACCTGCTGGTAGTAAGATTCGATACCCATCAGATCGAGACCGTTGTTCATCACGCCAATGATGAGCGCGCCAATCAGCGTTCCTGTCACGCGACCTACGCCACCGGAAAGGCTGGTGCCGCCGATAACAACCGCAGCGATTGCATCGAGTTCGTAAGCAATACCGGCCTGTGGCAGCGCTGAGCCAGTTCGGGCAGCAAGCATCATACCTGCAAGACCGGAAAGCACACCGGAGATGACATAAACAGAGAAGCGGACGCGGGTGACATTGATGCCAGATGTCTTTGCTGCATGTGGATTGCCACCAACCGCATAAATGTAACGACCAAAACGGCTGCGCGAGAGCACCCACCAGGCAGCTGCAAACACGATGACCAGAATGATCACAGGCATTGGAATGCCGAAGACTTTTTCGGTACCGATCCAGCGGAAATCAGGTGTCAGAGCAGGTACAGGCTTACCGCCGCCATAGATAAGCGTCATGCCGCGTGCTGCCGAAAGCATACCAAGCGTTGCAACGAATGCAGGAACTGAGAAACGCGAAACGATCCAGCCAACCAGTCCGCCGCAGGCGCAACCAACCGCAAGACCAGCAGCAATAGCAACAATTGCCGGATAGGGGCCACCCGCAACACCTGCCGTTGCAGAGGTTGTGGCCAGACTTGCTGCGACAATGCCTGTAAGAGCTGCAACCGAGCCAACAGACAAATCAATGCCGCGTGTCAGAATAACAAACGTCATGCCAACGGCCAGAACGCCGTTGATTGAGGTTTGCAGCAACACGTTTGAGATATTGCCCGTTGTCAGGAAGTATGGATTTGACACCGACAGGATGAAGACCAGAAGCAGGAAAGCGAGGAAGATGCCGTATTCCTGAATGATCAACCGGCGCTTTTCAGAAGCGAACCAGCTGGTCGATTGTGTGTTTTCGTTGTTGCTCACGTTTTCTAGCCTCTCCCAGCCTGCCAATGTCAGGCTTAATTCTCAATCTTGCGCGCAGAGCGACATCCATTGTTAGGTAGACAGATGCACCAGCTTTTGTGCATCAGTGTCGGCCCTTTCATAGACGCCAGCCGATTTGCCCTGCCGCATCACAAGGATGCGGTCAGACATGCCCAAAACTTCGTCGATTTCAGATGAAATCATAACAACCGTTCCGCCTGACGCAGTGAATTCGCAGATGATGCGATAGATTTCGCGTTTTGCGCCCACATCCACACCACGCGTTGGCTCATCAAGCAGCAACAAACGCGGATTACGCAGGAACCATTTTCCGAGCACAACTTTCTGCTGGTTTCCGCCCGAAAGACCTGAAACCGGCATCGTATCGCGTGCTGCCTTGATGCCAAAATGCGCAATCATTTTTGCACTTGCCGCAGCTTCTTCGCGCTGGCGCATAGCAAATGACGGGCTCATCTCCGGCAGGCTCGCAAGGCAGATATTGGCCCGCACGCTGTCTGTGAGGTTAAGCCCTGTCAGCTTGCGATCTTCGGTGACAAAGGCAATACCTTCAGCCATTGCATCAGCAGGCTTGCTCACTTTAAGCGCGCGGCCCTCAAGCTTTATTTCGCCTTTGCTTGCCTTATCAAGACCGAAAATGCAGTTGAAAATCTCGGAACGACCCGAACCCATCAGGCCGTAAATACCAAAGATTTCGCCTTTGCGGACCGAGAAGGAGATGTCTTCAATCTTACCCGGCAGAGCGAGATCAGAAACCTCAAAACCAATCTGAGCGGTCGGCTCATTGGTTTTGATAAATTCTTCGCCAAGCTCGCGCCCAACGATCAGACGGATCAGTTCCGGGCGATCAATATCGCTCAGCGCACCCGAACCGACATAACCACCATCGCGGAAAACTGTATAGGAATCTGCAATCTGAAAAATTTCAGACAGGCGATGCGAGACATAGACAATGCCTTTGCCCTCAGCCTTTAGTCGCTCGACTGCCTTAAACAGATGTTGCGCTTCTTTTTCACCGATGGCCGATGTCGGCTCATCCATGAAGATCACATCAGCATTGTGACTGAATGCCTTGGCGATTTCCACGAGCTGCATTTGCGCAACGGACAACTGGCTCATCACCTGTGTCGCGCGAATGTCGAACTCCAGACGATCCAGAAGCGCCTGCGCTTCACTGTTCATCTTCTTGAAATCGATGCCGCCAAATCGCGTTGAAGGCTCGCGACCGAGATAGATATTTTCTGCGACACTCATATGCGGAACAGGGCTCAGCTCCTGCTCGATAATCGCAATGCCGGATTTCAGCGCTTCCGCAGGTGTCGAATACTGAACCTCTTCACCACGCAGCCAGATCTTGCCGCCGTCGCGCTGCTGGATACCCATCAGAATGGAGAGGAACGTGGATTTGCCTGCGCCATTACCGCCGCACAACGCATGGACGGAGCCTGCACGCAGTTCCAGCTGGCCATCGCGAAGTGCTGCAATACCGCCAAACGATTTTTTTAGGCTCTCAACTTTCAATAGCGTCTGCACGGCATCCTCCTTGACCACGCATGACAAAAATCATCGATTGGTCGACAAATGTCAATATATGTATTTTACATTTGTCGAGTTTAACACGTCATTTGTAATTTTAGCCACGGCGAACCAGCTGAAGCTCAAATATTGAAGTTGTCGCACCCTTGGCCACGTCGTAGCGAAAACCATCAAAGGGTACTGTTACGTCGTCACCTTTACTTCAACTTGAACACGGTCTTCATGCTGTCTATGATGTTGATATTATGCGGATTTCAGGCATGCGATTTCGCGCCACATGTTTGTGGCGGCTTGTCGTAACTCAAGGTGATCGGTGGCGTTGAATTGGTTTCGGGGGGAAATAATTTAGGTTGTAGATCGGATCATGTATCGACGTACAGCTTTGCACATGTTTCGCTGATTTAAAGCGCTTTACACCACGCTCTCGTCGTCGGATCGGTTGATGTGAATTCTCTGCCCGATTGTTCAAACCTTTATGCTGGCGATGATCGCAAACACCAAGGCTTATTGCTCGCCTGGAAGCGTCCTATGATCTTTGTCTATCAGTGACCATAATCTGTGATGCACAGCCCAGAGCAGGGAGCAGCTTGCGCATGAAACGCTTGGCTGTCTTGGTATTGCGGCGTTTCTGAACAAGGACATTCAGCACAAAGCCACCCTGATCAACGGCTCGCCAAAGAATGTGATGTTGACCCTTGATGGATATCACACATTCGTCGAGATGCCATTTGTCACCAAGCCGTGGCGAACGACGACGGATGGTATTGGCATAGGCTCGCCCGAACTTCTCAGCCCATTCGTACACTGCCTTATATGTGACGAAGATTCCGCGATAGGCCAGCATGTCTTCAACCATGCGAAAGCTTAACGGAAAGCGGAAATACAACCATACGGCTTCTGCAAAAATCTCTGCGGATAACGATGGCGGTGATAAAGTGAAGAACGAGGTTCGGTCATGCTCTACTATCATCACATAATATTGCGCCAGAGATAATTTAACGGTGCCTGAAATCTCGGCGCTGCGCGGCGTTTCTTCAGGAAAGCCATCGCAAGCAATGGCATTCCCAACAAGATTGTCATTGATAAAAGCGGGGCTAGTTTGTCTGGTGCGCTGGCTGTAAACAATATCCTTGAATAGGATCATCGCTTCATCAAGCGGATCAACAAACATATGTTAGGCTTCAAAACCCTTCATTCAGCTTCTGCTACCTTGCTGGAATCGAAGTATCACACATGATCCGTAAGAACCAATTCGCAAATGACAATCACTCGCCATTCATAGTGTTCGCGGGGATCGCTGCATAATCACGTCCAGAGATAAGCTTGTTCTTAACCTACTAAAATATTTGCGACACAACCCGTGCCGATTGTTCCTAATGAAGCCAGTTATGGTTGATTATTTCGAAATTTCAGAGTGGCTTTAGAGTAATTTTTTTCTGCGTCGCTCTTGCAATGGCCGGTTCCGAATAAATAAGCGGAACCGACTTCGCATTGAGCCAATTCTCGTGGATATTTGAGTAGTTGTGCGATCCGGGCACACCAGACTGACCTGGGTTGTTGACGAAGAGACTATTATCCCAATCGCCGACATCGATGACCATTCGGACAGATGGACCCGCG
This DNA window, taken from Brucella pseudogrignonensis, encodes the following:
- a CDS encoding bifunctional sugar-binding transcriptional regulator/dihydroxyacetone kinase subunit DhaK is translated as MTLKPNTSRKVGKPKAVASENSITIPMRYGDDPYVWACWLYYEDGLTQSEIADVMGISRATVNSYLAEARDKGIVNISLEAGRLESLSVAQELKRHFGLTDCFIIPHDDNARPLIDRLGVAGAHALNKVLKSGDTLAVAWGRTVLSVCERTAISSLQDMTVVQATGGTTASFPYTPERCAAALAEAVSARCVNIMAPAMVRSQQTRDVLLEEPLLQEQFATLETANRILFGVSSLRSNSTIHTSGFFESVSLQQYLAAGAVGVVAGRFIDERGKPVAGPLDERTIGISLDKLRQIHTRIAVAGGFDKVPALLAALHGGFINVLVTDAATGLGILRADGVIDLDARLSQKPKTNQVPTAFRVRVKKLLNNPNEVVEEMLDGIVRAHSKFLQPIGGSNRALVARDGPRPGKVGLVIGGGAGHEPCFVGYVGKGLADAVAVGNVFSSPPPDPIVQCALAASNGEGVLFVYGNYAGDVMNFEMAAEIAEEKGVRIKTVLTTDDIASSPIDDKDGRRGVAGNFFVFKVAGAACDKGLSLDACEIVTRKANSRTYTIGVALEPGSLPQTGRHNFEISPEDMEIGVGIHGEPGVSRDRIRQADEIVDGIMDRIFNEMKAVPGDRVAVLVNSFGATPLMELYVLYRRVAQRLEAKNIHIEANWIGHYCTSLDMVGASISIMHLDHELSDLLLHPCETAGLKIS
- a CDS encoding GolD/DthD family dehydrogenase: MSDQSPQIDLNFPLNGKVALVTGAASGIGAAVAEAFAAKGAKVAVLDINADQTRAKAEALGANAKPFVCDVSDPSSVKAAVSGVVEAFGQIDIAVNSAGVVFLAPAEDLTISDWDRTIAINLKGSFLVTQEVGRAMIAAGKGGKIVNLASQAGTVAIEDHVAYCASKFGVIGMSKTFAAEWGKYGITVNTISPTIVLTELGKKAWNGEKGDAAKKRIPTGRFAFPEEIAAAAVFLASSGANMINGADLLIDGGYTIL
- a CDS encoding ABC transporter permease subunit — its product is MSNNENTQSTSWFASEKRRLIIQEYGIFLAFLLLVFILSVSNPYFLTTGNISNVLLQTSINGVLAVGMTFVILTRGIDLSVGSVAALTGIVAASLATTSATAGVAGGPYPAIVAIAAGLAVGCACGGLVGWIVSRFSVPAFVATLGMLSAARGMTLIYGGGKPVPALTPDFRWIGTEKVFGIPMPVIILVIVFAAAWWVLSRSRFGRYIYAVGGNPHAAKTSGINVTRVRFSVYVISGVLSGLAGMMLAARTGSALPQAGIAYELDAIAAVVIGGTSLSGGVGRVTGTLIGALIIGVMNNGLDLMGIESYYQQVLKGALIVGAVMLDQKRNQSA
- a CDS encoding sugar ABC transporter ATP-binding protein, coding for MQTLLKVESLKKSFGGIAALRDGQLELRAGSVHALCGGNGAGKSTFLSILMGIQQRDGGKIWLRGEEVQYSTPAEALKSGIAIIEQELSPVPHMSVAENIYLGREPSTRFGGIDFKKMNSEAQALLDRLEFDIRATQVMSQLSVAQMQLVEIAKAFSHNADVIFMDEPTSAIGEKEAQHLFKAVERLKAEGKGIVYVSHRLSEIFQIADSYTVFRDGGYVGSGALSDIDRPELIRLIVGRELGEEFIKTNEPTAQIGFEVSDLALPGKIEDISFSVRKGEIFGIYGLMGSGRSEIFNCIFGLDKASKGEIKLEGRALKVSKPADAMAEGIAFVTEDRKLTGLNLTDSVRANICLASLPEMSPSFAMRQREEAAASAKMIAHFGIKAARDTMPVSGLSGGNQQKVVLGKWFLRNPRLLLLDEPTRGVDVGAKREIYRIICEFTASGGTVVMISSEIDEVLGMSDRILVMRQGKSAGVYERADTDAQKLVHLST
- a CDS encoding dihydroxyacetone kinase subunit DhaK, whose translation is MQRFINNPDEVVEDTVKGFVKAHKDLVRLSAENSRVVVAKDAPIEGKVGVITGGGSGHEPAFIGYTGKNLLDAVAVGELFSSPTAKSFYDAAREANGGKGVVCLYGNYAGDNMNVKMAIKLAAKVGIEILTVVANDDVCSAPASERNKRRGVAGEIFMWKVGGAKAASGASLQEVQATAQKAIDNCRSIGVGLGPCTLPAVGHPNFQIEPGTMEVGIGHHGEPGVRVEPLKRADEVARDMSKIVLDDHNLPEGTEVAVLVSGLGATPINELYILNDTIEQEITARGLKIYRTYVGNYFTSLEMVGATLTVMALDDELKALLDVEARCTAVL
- the dhaL gene encoding dihydroxyacetone kinase subunit DhaL codes for the protein MQTFKNAGSGEIVLSLADRIIENKAYLSEIDGKIGDGDHGVNMAKGFGLAAERLRGKDVTLTEGLDTLGTILLTEIGGSMGPLYGVMFNEFAEKLEGVENIDAATFSIMLHAGLEGIQSIGSAKLGDKTLLDTLIPAINAFDEANGKGQSFAESLDALSAAAEAGRDSTLNLVAKIGRASRLGERSLGVLDAGATSCALILTDLSAQAKSRLQ
- a CDS encoding substrate-binding domain-containing protein encodes the protein MKKLLIALASATALFAGAAHAQDKLKIGAAPYGLNAEFMQIWSEALKEHPAVKSGEVSLTVFDGRYDALVQQEQFNNMITQKFDAIIFAPIDVEAGATAVQAAVDANIPVVGSNTRVNSDLLAAYVGSDDAVSGYMEAKAVLDKIGCKGNVVIIEGPIGQSAQVSRLEGNKKALTECPDVKVLEQQTANWSRAEAQTLMENWLTSHKGEINGVIGQNDEMALGAIEAIKSAGLKVDDFAIAGIDGVTDALNAVKAGTMTSILQDARAQAQGAMDLAIFHAKKGDYKPQSDIWAQYPDMPFNDGKDKEYNVPWTPVTADNVDKLLEARK